Proteins encoded in a region of the Nocardia asteroides genome:
- a CDS encoding DUF6220 domain-containing protein, whose translation MRKAFTGLAALLLLAVVAQFYLAASGAFDTAPIDESFQPHRTLGYVILVFAFVITIAAAVARMPRRLLGLAGLVPGLVIGQSVIREVARAFGEGSSAGHLVFGLHAVNGLVIVGVIGMIVWQSRRAAWEPSAPAS comes from the coding sequence ATGAGAAAAGCTTTCACCGGCCTGGCGGCGCTGTTACTGCTCGCCGTCGTCGCCCAGTTCTATCTGGCCGCGAGCGGTGCGTTCGACACCGCGCCCATCGACGAGTCCTTCCAGCCGCATCGCACGCTCGGGTACGTGATACTCGTCTTCGCGTTCGTGATCACGATCGCCGCCGCCGTCGCCCGGATGCCGCGACGACTCCTCGGGCTGGCCGGTCTGGTCCCCGGGTTGGTGATCGGTCAATCGGTGATCCGGGAAGTCGCCAGAGCGTTCGGTGAGGGCTCGAGCGCCGGTCATCTCGTTTTCGGCCTGCACGCGGTCAACGGGCTGGTGATCGTCGGCGTGATCGGAATGATCGTGTGGCAGTCGCGCAGGGCGGCGTGGGAACCTTCCGCACCGGCGTCATGA
- a CDS encoding sensor histidine kinase, with translation MSRRLSAWFSRRPAWFPDVALALFVTVIQVLSAAIPVPLEPVSTPVSGVGYALLIVSGVAVAARRLRPVAVFVVTAVASLIYFGFGFPDRLSYLALFVALYTLAAYGEGRRSLMIAGGGITVLAAGWLIAAADIQPLVAIGWVFFRIGASVISTILGESVRSRRVIAADAQERAELAERSRDEEARARVDAERLRIAREVHDTVAHAIAIINVQAGVTAHVLDKRPEQAREALRTIEQTSSRALREMRAILGVLRDGDEREPYPGLGQIDELVGKARDAGLDIVFEQTAPVTPLPSAVGSAAYRIVQESITNVIRHVGPTQVTVALEPGIDALRIRVSDAGRRDTAHAPDHAGGSPTTGRGIVGMRERCQLLGGELDATSRPDGGFEVSARLPLTPVGSRL, from the coding sequence GTGTCGCGACGGCTGTCTGCCTGGTTCTCGCGCCGGCCCGCCTGGTTCCCGGATGTCGCGCTGGCGCTGTTCGTTACGGTGATCCAGGTTCTGAGCGCCGCGATCCCGGTGCCGCTCGAGCCGGTCTCGACGCCGGTCTCGGGCGTCGGATACGCCCTGCTGATCGTGAGTGGCGTGGCCGTCGCCGCGCGCCGCCTGCGTCCGGTGGCGGTGTTCGTGGTCACGGCGGTGGCCAGCCTGATCTATTTCGGTTTCGGCTTCCCCGACCGGCTTTCCTATCTCGCGCTTTTCGTCGCCCTCTACACCCTCGCCGCCTACGGCGAGGGCCGGCGATCGCTGATGATCGCCGGTGGGGGCATCACGGTGCTTGCCGCAGGCTGGCTGATCGCCGCGGCGGATATCCAGCCGCTCGTGGCCATCGGCTGGGTGTTCTTCCGGATCGGCGCGTCGGTGATCAGCACGATCCTCGGCGAGTCCGTCCGATCCCGCCGGGTCATCGCCGCCGATGCGCAAGAACGGGCAGAGCTGGCCGAACGCTCGCGCGACGAGGAAGCCAGAGCACGGGTCGACGCCGAACGGCTACGGATCGCCCGCGAAGTCCACGACACCGTCGCCCACGCGATCGCCATCATCAACGTGCAGGCCGGTGTCACCGCACACGTACTCGACAAGCGGCCCGAACAGGCCCGCGAGGCGTTGCGCACCATCGAACAGACCAGTTCGCGGGCCCTGCGCGAGATGCGCGCAATTCTGGGCGTCCTGCGCGACGGCGACGAGCGCGAACCCTACCCCGGGCTCGGCCAGATCGATGAACTCGTCGGCAAGGCCCGCGATGCCGGGCTCGACATCGTTTTCGAGCAGACCGCCCCGGTGACACCGCTACCGAGCGCCGTGGGCAGCGCCGCGTATCGCATCGTGCAGGAATCGATCACCAACGTGATCCGCCACGTCGGCCCGACGCAAGTGACGGTGGCGCTCGAACCCGGCATCGACGCCTTGCGGATACGAGTGAGCGATGCGGGACGCCGCGACACCGCGCACGCCCCGGACCACGCCGGCGGCTCGCCCACGACCGGACGCGGCATCGTCGGAATGCGGGAGCGCTGCCAATTGCTCGGCGGTGAACTCGACGCGACGTCGCGTCCCGATGGCGGGTTCGAGGTCAGCGCCCGCCTCCCCCTCACCCCGGTCGGATCGCGCCTGTGA
- a CDS encoding response regulator transcription factor: MNSTPPIKVLLADDERLVRSGFKVLLDLEDDITVVGEATNGAEAVELARAGRPDVVLMDIRMPRLDGIRATAEIVAAPGMERVRVLILTTYDTDENVFDALQAGASGFLLKDAGPAELLHAIRVIAAGDALLAPRVTRRLISQFTAQRRAAKSAEDRLAVLTDREREVLALVGQGMSNDEIGAALFLSPATARTHVSRAMVKLGARDRAQLVVIAYQTGLSDFTP, from the coding sequence GTGAACTCGACGCCGCCGATCAAGGTACTGCTGGCCGACGACGAACGTCTGGTCCGTTCCGGCTTCAAAGTGCTGCTCGATCTGGAAGACGACATCACGGTGGTCGGTGAAGCCACCAACGGCGCGGAAGCGGTCGAACTCGCTCGCGCCGGCCGTCCCGACGTCGTCCTCATGGACATCCGCATGCCACGGCTGGATGGTATCCGGGCCACCGCCGAGATCGTCGCGGCCCCCGGCATGGAGCGGGTCAGGGTGCTGATCCTCACGACCTACGATACCGACGAGAACGTCTTCGATGCGCTGCAGGCGGGTGCGAGCGGGTTCTTGCTCAAGGACGCGGGCCCCGCCGAACTCCTGCACGCCATCCGGGTGATCGCCGCCGGTGACGCGCTGCTCGCCCCTCGGGTCACCCGCCGCCTCATCAGCCAGTTCACCGCCCAGCGCAGGGCCGCCAAGTCCGCCGAAGACCGCCTCGCGGTGCTGACCGACCGTGAGCGCGAAGTGCTGGCACTGGTGGGTCAGGGCATGAGCAACGACGAGATCGGCGCCGCGTTGTTTCTCAGTCCCGCCACCGCGCGCACCCATGTCAGCCGTGCGATGGTGAAGCTGGGTGCGCGCGACCGCGCGCAGCTGGTCGTGATCGCCTACCAGACCGGGCTGAGTGATTTCACCCCGTAG
- a CDS encoding alpha/beta hydrolase: MIIDPELEAFVSLFPPADLADPVTARENLAELAAAIPAPDTADLEVENRTVPGDPDVPIRIYRPHAAQGAILWLHGGGFVMGDLDTEHPWGALLANGSGATVISVGYRLAPEHPYPAAHEDIYTVLTWTAEHAAELGIDPARIAIGGHSAGAGLAAAVALRARDQQGPPIRFQLLNQPVLDDRQQTWSARHFTDTPFVTRDKVAQMWDHYLGSASATPYAAPARATDLSGLPPAYIATAEFCPNRDEDIDYALRLLRAGVPVELHQWPGTFHGSQAILSAQMSQRQNAELAAALRRALAGNTG; this comes from the coding sequence ATGATCATCGATCCCGAACTCGAAGCATTCGTCTCGCTCTTCCCCCCTGCCGACCTGGCCGACCCGGTCACCGCCCGGGAGAACCTCGCCGAACTGGCCGCCGCGATACCCGCGCCCGACACGGCGGACCTGGAGGTCGAAAACCGCACGGTGCCTGGGGACCCGGATGTGCCGATACGGATCTATCGGCCGCACGCGGCGCAGGGAGCCATCCTGTGGCTGCACGGTGGTGGGTTCGTCATGGGTGATCTGGACACCGAGCATCCGTGGGGCGCGCTGCTCGCCAACGGCTCCGGCGCAACGGTGATCTCGGTGGGCTACCGCTTGGCCCCCGAGCACCCGTACCCCGCGGCGCATGAGGACATCTACACGGTACTGACCTGGACGGCCGAGCACGCGGCCGAACTGGGCATCGACCCGGCACGGATCGCGATCGGCGGCCACAGCGCCGGCGCCGGACTCGCGGCCGCGGTGGCATTGCGGGCGCGGGATCAGCAGGGGCCGCCGATCCGTTTCCAACTGCTCAACCAACCCGTTCTCGACGACCGGCAGCAGACGTGGTCGGCGCGGCATTTCACCGATACGCCCTTCGTGACGCGCGACAAAGTCGCCCAGATGTGGGATCACTACCTGGGATCCGCGTCCGCCACGCCGTATGCCGCCCCGGCGCGGGCCACCGATCTGTCCGGGCTGCCGCCCGCCTACATCGCCACCGCGGAGTTCTGCCCGAACCGCGACGAAGACATCGACTACGCGCTGCGCCTGTTGCGCGCGGGTGTGCCGGTCGAGCTGCACCAGTGGCCCGGCACGTTCCACGGATCGCAGGCGATCCTGTCCGCCCAGATGTCCCAGCGCCAGAACGCGGAACTCGCCGCGGCCCTGCGCCGAGCCTTGGCCGGGAATACCGGCTGA